A window from Desulfotignum phosphitoxidans DSM 13687 encodes these proteins:
- the mutY gene encoding A/G-specific adenine glycosylase → MTPTRKKTSVPRKKRVHHQTSFSIPRAEQELIQQNLMRWYQAHHRQLPWRDITDPYRIWVSEVMLQQTQVKTVVPYFLKFLAAFPTLKDLAEADPGRVLKLWEGLGYYARARNLHKAARQLISFSDGRIPDRFSDFKALPGVGDYIASAVLSIAFGKAHAVVDGNVKRVLSRLFCLDVPVNHSSAHGTFKPLAEALLDRTDPGGFNQAVMELGALICTPASPDCTACPLKDLCCAQTESRIKEFPVRLARKKTPCFHISTGIVIKNNKLLITQRNPDGLLGGLWEFPGGKVEKNETAKDACIREIKEETGLTVRVSSFLTRIKHAYTHFKIEMDVFYCDYISGDVALNGPVDFQWICLQEIDGFAFPGANLKFIELLDQNPAL, encoded by the coding sequence ATGACACCGACCCGCAAAAAAACATCCGTGCCCAGAAAAAAAAGGGTTCACCATCAGACATCCTTTTCAATCCCCCGGGCAGAACAGGAGCTGATTCAACAAAATCTGATGCGCTGGTATCAGGCCCATCACCGGCAACTTCCCTGGCGGGACATCACCGACCCATACCGCATCTGGGTATCTGAAGTCATGCTCCAGCAGACCCAGGTCAAAACAGTGGTGCCTTATTTCCTCAAATTTCTGGCAGCGTTCCCCACCCTCAAAGATCTGGCGGAAGCCGATCCGGGCCGGGTGCTCAAACTCTGGGAAGGACTGGGATATTATGCCCGGGCCAGAAACCTGCACAAGGCGGCCCGGCAACTGATTTCTTTTTCAGACGGCCGCATTCCGGACCGGTTTTCCGATTTCAAAGCCCTGCCCGGGGTGGGGGATTATATTGCATCCGCAGTATTGAGCATCGCCTTTGGAAAGGCCCATGCCGTGGTGGACGGCAATGTCAAACGGGTTCTGTCCCGGTTGTTCTGCCTGGATGTGCCAGTGAACCATTCCTCGGCCCATGGAACGTTCAAACCCTTGGCTGAAGCGCTTTTGGACCGGACAGATCCCGGCGGTTTCAACCAGGCGGTCATGGAACTGGGGGCGTTGATCTGCACCCCGGCATCCCCGGACTGCACGGCCTGCCCATTGAAAGATCTGTGCTGTGCTCAGACCGAATCCCGGATCAAAGAATTTCCGGTGCGGCTGGCACGCAAAAAAACGCCCTGTTTTCATATCAGTACCGGCATTGTCATAAAAAACAATAAACTGCTGATCACCCAGAGAAACCCGGACGGGCTTTTAGGCGGGTTGTGGGAGTTTCCCGGCGGCAAGGTGGAAAAAAATGAAACCGCGAAAGATGCCTGTATCCGGGAGATCAAAGAGGAAACCGGGCTCACGGTCCGGGTGTCTTCTTTTCTGACCCGAATCAAGCATGCATATACCCATTTTAAGATTGAAATGGATGTGTTTTACTGTGATTATATATCCGGGGATGTGGCCTTGAACGGCCCCGTGGATTTTCAGTGGATCTGTTTGCAGGAAATCGATGGGTTTGCTTTTCCCGGGGCCAACCTTAAATTTATTGAATTGCTTGACCAAAACCCGGCACTATAG